Proteins encoded within one genomic window of Arachis ipaensis cultivar K30076 chromosome B08, Araip1.1, whole genome shotgun sequence:
- the LOC110265695 gene encoding uncharacterized protein LOC110265695: protein MYQRRTIKRNIERSSLRNNLESNKKEKHKKRKRRYKIDGEASRNSEEEGFTSRKKKRKRLQEISASMTSKRHKLIEDNDLESVVSSTDVRVPKKSRVRFVEEKNYADEVLPFMEQLLNDEDLSQTLNISNSINSEQDEELGHPEAKRVRGPTLLKKIWNTPYGKIIDVQFNNCNQAIRKEGRKLASFLGILARTPSIMPLNIDDWRCYDKEEKNKLLKIVRKRIYYS, encoded by the exons ATGTATCAAAGAAGAACtataaaaagaaatattgaaAGAAGCAGTTTGAGAAATAATTTAGAGTCAAATAAAAAGGAGAAAcataagaagagaaagagaaggtaTAAAATTGATGGGGAAGCTTCAAGGAATTCGGAAGAAGAGGGCTTCACCAGtagaaaaaagaagaggaagagattGCAAGAAATCAGTGCTTCAATGACAAGCAAAAGACACAAACTTATTGAGGATAATGATCTTGAGAGTGTTGTCTCAAGTACAGATGTAAGAGTGCCTAAAAAGAGTCGTGTCAGATTTGTTGAAGAGAAAAATTATGCTGATGAAGTGCTGCCTTTTATGGAGCAACTATTGAATGATGAGGATTTGTCTCAAACTCTCAATATTTCTAATAGTATAAATTCTGAGCAAGATGAAGAATTAG GTCATCCAGAGGCAAAGAGGGTTAGAGGACCTACATTGTTGAAAAAAATTTGGAACACGCCTTATGGAAAGATAATTGATGTGCAATTTAATAACTGCAATCAAGCTATAAGAAAAGAAGGCAGAAAACTTGCTAGTTTTCTTGGTATTCTAGCTAGAACTCCTTCAATAATGCCTTTAAACATAGATGACTGGAGATGTTATGATAAAGAGGAGAAAAATAAGTTGCTGAAAATTGTGAGGAAAAGAATTTATTATTCTTAA